From a region of the Thalassospira sp. TSL5-1 genome:
- a CDS encoding LysR substrate-binding domain-containing protein: protein MENLKHLRALLAFHETANQSNLSKAADVLHVTHGAISQQIKLLEQYLGTRLFHRRPNGVALTPAGQQLYQSTQQAFPLLQKGVSAVKRQHQRQSLKLSLPHSVALKWLVPHLPDFHKRHPGIALFLETDDTIADFDTSEIDLALRFGLPGWDGLFHEKIADEELVVVAAPALVGNAKLPMPAGDIVELPLLYDAFNKGWDQWAIKAGIDPNLLTAKNIKYFDSAVLLEAAIDRQGVALARHLLAARDLKAGRLVRLDDIAVPLGRGLYFVCRNGDQDRTAIRVFKDWLLSL from the coding sequence ATGGAAAATTTGAAACACCTGCGTGCCCTGCTGGCCTTTCACGAGACCGCAAACCAATCAAACCTCAGCAAGGCTGCGGATGTTTTGCATGTCACGCATGGCGCGATCAGCCAGCAAATCAAGCTGCTGGAACAGTATCTGGGAACCAGGCTGTTTCATCGCCGCCCCAATGGCGTGGCATTAACCCCCGCCGGGCAGCAACTTTATCAATCCACACAACAGGCGTTTCCACTCCTGCAAAAAGGTGTCTCTGCCGTTAAACGACAACATCAGCGTCAGTCTTTAAAACTATCGCTGCCGCATTCGGTCGCACTGAAATGGCTGGTGCCACATCTGCCTGATTTCCACAAACGCCATCCCGGTATCGCCCTGTTTCTGGAAACCGATGACACAATTGCAGATTTTGACACATCGGAAATCGATCTTGCCCTGCGCTTTGGCCTGCCCGGATGGGACGGCCTGTTTCACGAGAAAATCGCGGATGAAGAACTGGTCGTCGTTGCGGCCCCCGCCCTGGTTGGCAACGCCAAATTGCCGATGCCTGCCGGAGATATCGTCGAGCTGCCGCTGCTCTATGATGCCTTTAACAAAGGCTGGGACCAATGGGCGATAAAAGCAGGCATCGACCCCAATCTATTAACGGCGAAAAACATAAAATACTTCGATAGTGCGGTGCTTTTGGAAGCCGCCATCGACCGGCAGGGCGTGGCCCTGGCAAGGCATCTGCTGGCCGCCAGAGACCTTAAAGCTGGCAGGCTGGTGCGGCTGGATGACATCGCCGTTCCACTGGGGCGCGGGCTGTATTTTGTCTGCCGCAACGGCGACCAGGACCGCACCGCGATCCGGGTTTTTAAAGACTGGCTGCTATCACTGTAA
- a CDS encoding PaaI family thioesterase yields the protein MNNDDDNNLCYEQKHGSGLQEMLGYRLVEWQDDRAVVELHVAPRHCNRAGILHGGVLATLLDTASGYACCYCTVSGNIRRCLTLSLTTQFMGQAVDGDIVKVEAQRQGGGRKIIFTTATAYNDKGDIIASATGTFRYHRGSEDKAGVPRD from the coding sequence ATGAATAACGACGACGACAACAATCTTTGTTACGAGCAGAAACATGGCAGCGGCCTGCAGGAAATGCTGGGGTATCGCCTGGTGGAGTGGCAAGATGACCGTGCTGTTGTCGAACTGCATGTCGCGCCCCGGCATTGTAATCGCGCCGGAATTTTGCATGGCGGTGTCCTTGCGACGCTGCTCGATACAGCTTCCGGGTACGCCTGCTGCTATTGCACGGTTTCGGGAAATATCCGTCGCTGCCTGACTCTGTCCCTGACGACCCAATTCATGGGGCAGGCTGTTGATGGTGATATTGTGAAGGTCGAAGCGCAGCGACAGGGCGGTGGGCGCAAGATCATTTTCACAACCGCCACGGCCTATAACGACAAGGGCGATATCATTGCGTCTGCCACCGGTACATTTCGCTATCATCGTGGCAGCGAAGATAAGGCTGGTGTGCCGCGCGATTAA
- a CDS encoding LysR family transcriptional regulator, producing the protein MQKFDIVTIRLFVAIVKAGSINEAARREHIATSAVSRRIGELEALLGVRLLRRLPRGVEPTPEGTIFARYGEKLLGDLRHLSNELSDFNAGQKGEIFLATVTSGILTGLPSYLADFGRDFPGITVDVSELTSRESIDAVREGRADLAVVADNIGRYDLDYHVFCDDPIWLVTPKGHPLIPDPKNPQPVYFADAIKYQIISLHEGGVIDDLISEAANKLSRAMHPHIKVMRFGSLRRVIAAGLGIGFLRRSSVEEHLSHMNISGTPIADDWAKRQLLIVHEAEKNLSSATRTFRDYLLKKSNAAIAPE; encoded by the coding sequence ATGCAAAAGTTTGACATCGTCACGATCAGGCTGTTCGTCGCCATTGTTAAGGCCGGCAGCATTAATGAAGCCGCCCGGCGCGAACATATCGCAACATCCGCCGTCAGCCGGCGTATTGGCGAGCTTGAGGCCCTTTTGGGTGTGCGCCTGCTGCGCCGCCTGCCCCGTGGTGTAGAACCCACCCCGGAAGGCACCATTTTTGCCCGCTATGGTGAAAAGCTGCTGGGTGATTTGCGCCATCTGTCAAACGAACTGAGCGACTTTAACGCCGGTCAGAAAGGCGAGATTTTTCTGGCCACGGTGACATCGGGCATCCTGACGGGGCTTCCGTCCTATCTGGCCGATTTTGGCCGGGATTTTCCCGGTATCACGGTTGATGTCAGTGAACTGACCAGCCGCGAATCGATTGATGCGGTACGTGAAGGCCGCGCCGACCTTGCCGTGGTGGCCGACAATATCGGGCGCTACGACCTTGATTATCATGTTTTTTGCGATGACCCGATCTGGCTTGTGACCCCCAAAGGGCATCCGCTCATTCCCGATCCGAAAAATCCGCAACCGGTTTATTTTGCCGATGCCATCAAATACCAGATCATTTCCCTGCATGAAGGGGGCGTGATTGACGATTTGATCAGCGAAGCTGCCAACAAACTAAGCCGTGCCATGCACCCGCATATCAAGGTGATGCGTTTTGGCTCGTTACGTCGGGTAATTGCGGCGGGGCTGGGCATCGGCTTTTTGCGTCGCTCCAGTGTCGAAGAGCATCTATCGCACATGAATATTTCCGGCACCCCCATTGCCGATGACTGGGCCAAACGGCAATTGCTGATTGTGCATGAAGCCGAAAAAAACCTGTCTTCGGCCACACGCACCTTCCGCGACTATCTATTGAAAAAGTCAAACGCCGCCATTGCACCGGAATAA
- a CDS encoding aldehyde dehydrogenase (NADP(+)): MLSGKNYIAGEWLDGPDVFQADNPATGEKLPTKFQQGTEEHVDQAARAADACAEEFASMAPAKRAAFLRACAEEIDARGDELTEMGNLESALPAARLQGERGRTVGQLRFFADWIEEGSWFEARIETAQPDRAPLPKPDIRSMFKALGPVGVFGASNFPLAFSVAGGDTASALAAGCPVVFKAHAAHPGTSEIVAQAIAAAVEKTGMPKGVFSMVHGGGRIVGQSLVAHPLIKAVGFTGSTGGGRALFDIAVSRPDPIPFYGELGSNNPVYLLPNAMKKNAAGIAKAWAGSLTMGVGQFCTNPGLLLAVKGADLDTFVTTAVEELGGVASQAMLTDRVSSAYHHVNDDMAKHPKVTCALKRRDTDGPFEGSPAVYRVSAADWQANPELAEEMFGPAGIIIECDSEEQILEISAKLLGQLTATIQMDDADAAFATKLRPLLEKVAGRILVNGWPTGVEVCHSMVHGGPYPASTDSRSTSVGSLAIKRFVRPVAYQAFADALLPDALKDSNPLNIPRLVDGKWQMPK; encoded by the coding sequence ATGCTGAGCGGAAAAAACTATATTGCTGGTGAATGGCTGGATGGCCCCGATGTTTTTCAGGCGGACAATCCTGCCACCGGCGAGAAGCTGCCGACCAAATTTCAGCAGGGTACCGAAGAACATGTAGATCAGGCGGCCCGTGCGGCAGATGCCTGTGCCGAGGAATTTGCCTCGATGGCACCGGCAAAACGGGCGGCCTTCCTGCGCGCCTGTGCGGAAGAAATTGACGCGCGCGGCGACGAACTGACCGAAATGGGCAATCTTGAATCCGCCCTTCCCGCTGCCCGCCTGCAGGGAGAACGCGGCCGTACCGTCGGCCAGCTGCGCTTCTTTGCCGACTGGATCGAAGAAGGCTCGTGGTTTGAAGCCCGCATCGAAACCGCCCAGCCCGACCGCGCCCCGCTGCCCAAGCCCGACATCCGCTCGATGTTCAAGGCCCTGGGTCCGGTTGGCGTTTTTGGCGCATCAAACTTCCCGCTGGCATTTTCGGTTGCCGGGGGTGATACCGCATCGGCCCTGGCCGCTGGTTGCCCGGTGGTGTTCAAGGCCCATGCCGCCCATCCCGGCACCTCGGAAATCGTCGCCCAGGCCATTGCCGCAGCAGTTGAAAAAACCGGCATGCCCAAGGGCGTGTTCAGCATGGTGCATGGCGGCGGCCGTATTGTCGGTCAGTCGCTGGTCGCCCATCCGTTAATCAAGGCCGTTGGCTTTACCGGCTCAACCGGTGGCGGCCGTGCCCTGTTTGACATTGCCGTCAGCCGCCCGGACCCGATCCCGTTTTATGGTGAACTGGGCAGCAACAACCCGGTTTACCTGCTGCCAAATGCCATGAAGAAAAATGCCGCTGGCATTGCCAAGGCCTGGGCCGGGTCGCTGACAATGGGTGTCGGCCAGTTCTGCACCAATCCGGGCCTTTTGCTGGCCGTTAAGGGCGCGGATCTGGATACCTTTGTGACCACCGCCGTTGAAGAACTGGGCGGTGTTGCCAGCCAGGCCATGCTGACGGACCGGGTTTCCAGCGCCTATCATCATGTCAATGACGACATGGCAAAACACCCGAAAGTCACCTGTGCGCTCAAACGCCGTGACACTGACGGCCCGTTTGAAGGCAGCCCGGCGGTTTACCGTGTATCGGCGGCCGATTGGCAGGCAAACCCGGAACTGGCCGAAGAAATGTTTGGTCCGGCCGGGATCATCATTGAATGCGACAGCGAAGAGCAGATTTTGGAAATCTCGGCCAAGCTGCTGGGTCAGCTGACCGCAACCATCCAGATGGACGATGCCGACGCCGCATTTGCCACCAAGCTGCGTCCGCTTCTGGAAAAAGTTGCCGGTCGTATCCTGGTCAATGGCTGGCCGACCGGTGTGGAAGTGTGCCATTCAATGGTGCATGGTGGGCCGTACCCGGCAAGCACGGATTCGCGTTCAACCTCGGTCGGTTCGCTGGCGATCAAGCGTTTCGTCCGCCCGGTCGCCTATCAGGCCTTCGCCGATGCCCTGCTGCCCGACGCGCTGAAAGACAGCAATCCGCTGAACATTCCGCGTCTGGTCGATGGCAAATGGCAGATGCCGAAATAA